The Chitinivorax sp. B DNA window CCAGTACCCGCAGGGTAATGGTGCAGCCTTTGCCCGCATAGCGAATGGCGTTATCGATCAGGTTGGTCAGCATTTCACGCAATAGCGTGGAATTACCGGAAATAATCTGTGACGGTACATCGGCATAGCATTCCAGTTCCAGGCCACGATTCAACACGCGCGGGGCGATATCCGCCGCCAGGTCACGTACCAGCCGTGCCAAGTCCAACGGCTCACGTGGCATGGCATTTTGCTGGTCTGGTTCGGCTCGCGCCAGGGTCAACAACTGGTTGACCATATGCACAGTCCGGGAAGCACTGGTATGCACATGCTGCAAACGTTGCTTCAACGCTTGCGGATCGGTTTCGTTCAAGGCCAGCTCGGTTTGCGATTTAAGGCCCGCCATCGGTGTACGCAACTGGTGTGCCGCATCGGCAATGAAACGGCGCTGATAACTGATGTTATGCGTCACCGCCGCCATCAACGTGTTCAACGCACTCGCCAACGAACGCACCTCGGCCGGTGCGCTGGTGATTTCGATCGGTGCCAGATCCAGCACCGTGCGGTTTTCAACCAGGCGCCGTAAACGCCGCAATGGTGACAAGCCATGACTGACACCACCCCATACCAATAGACTGGTCAACAGCATCAGCACAGACAGTGGCAATACCGTGTCTACCAGAATATCGTGTGCCATGCGCTCGCGCAGGGCGACTCCTTTGGCTACCTGTACCAGCAGGATCTGTGGTGCTTCGGGCGTACCGATTGATAGAAACAAGGCCGCCAGACGGATTTTGTGGCCGTTCAATACGCCATCATAGAAGTAGGGATGGTTGTACTGTGGATCTTTGAGGTGGGTGGGTTGCGGCAATTTGTCATTGCCCAACACAAACTTACCAGGCGGTGTACTGACCATGTAATAGACACGATCATCCGGCTCTTCTTCCAGAATCTGCTGTGCTGCGCGCGGAAAATCGATGTACAGCCCGTCCCCCAGCGGCTTGACCTGCCGTGCCAAGGCCCGGGTGGATTGAA harbors:
- a CDS encoding sensor histidine kinase; amino-acid sequence: MAKAEAVKPAQGLSLRRQLLLWLLVPQIVLWSAAIYVAYTVALRYANIAIDQGLFQSTRALARQVKPLGDGLYIDFPRAAQQILEEEPDDRVYYMVSTPPGKFVLGNDKLPQPTHLKDPQYNHPYFYDGVLNGHKIRLAALFLSIGTPEAPQILLVQVAKGVALRERMAHDILVDTVLPLSVLMLLTSLLVWGGVSHGLSPLRRLRRLVENRTVLDLAPIEITSAPAEVRSLASALNTLMAAVTHNISYQRRFIADAAHQLRTPMAGLKSQTELALNETDPQALKQRLQHVHTSASRTVHMVNQLLTLARAEPDQQNAMPREPLDLARLVRDLAADIAPRVLNRGLELECYADVPSQIISGNSTLLREMLTNLIDNAIRYAGKGCTITLRVLAGADSTTLEVEDNGPGIPDSDKEKVFDRFYRVSQQSEGCGLGLAIVREIANRHAADVTLRDAQPHGLLVSIRFQLDHR